In Deltaproteobacteria bacterium, a single genomic region encodes these proteins:
- a CDS encoding LemA family protein: protein MAKGKTGWIVAGVIALVLIFSGYSFVKTGYNHFITLDETVKNAWSQVENQLQRRYDLIPNLVETGKGYAKQERDVFIEVTTARSKVGGAGSVSDKISANNELTSALSRLLLVVERYPDLKSNQNFMHLQDELAGTENRIAVERKRYNDAVRTYNIAVKSFPANILAGVFNFAPATFFEAPDVTKATPQVKF, encoded by the coding sequence ATGGCGAAAGGAAAAACGGGCTGGATTGTGGCCGGAGTGATTGCCCTGGTTCTGATTTTTTCCGGATATTCATTTGTAAAAACTGGTTATAATCATTTTATCACTCTCGATGAGACGGTGAAAAACGCATGGTCACAGGTCGAGAACCAGCTACAGCGCCGTTATGACCTGATTCCCAATCTCGTGGAAACGGGAAAGGGTTATGCCAAACAGGAAAGGGATGTTTTTATCGAGGTGACCACCGCCCGGTCGAAGGTCGGCGGTGCAGGCAGCGTCTCCGACAAGATCAGTGCCAACAACGAGCTGACCTCCGCGTTGAGTCGACTCCTTCTGGTGGTGGAACGGTATCCCGATTTGAAATCCAACCAGAATTTCATGCATCTCCAGGATGAACTGGCGGGGACCGAAAACCGGATTGCGGTTGAACGCAAACGTTACAATGATGCCGTGCGAACCTACAACATCGCCGTCAAAAGCTTTCCGGCCAACATTCTGGCAGGCGTCTTCAATTTTGCCCCTGCCACCTTTTTTGAGGCCCCTGACGTGACAAAGGCGACGCCTCAGGTGAAATTTTAG